A region of the Ranitomeya variabilis isolate aRanVar5 chromosome 5, aRanVar5.hap1, whole genome shotgun sequence genome:
TCGGTTAACGTGGACAACATCGGACCTACGTGGTAGCATTTTGGGTCAACGAGAAAGTGTGTATTGTTTTCTTTTCTGTCGTTTTATGTCTTCAAGGTATCCTTTTATGGACTACTTCCAATTAGTTTGATTACTTCACACCTGCATGGAATGTTTtaaaataaattggtgaacaagggatAGTGTGAggaagtctttattcaaataaaaaatgtttgtgtgtgttttcattttttattaccgggttagtaatgggggtgtctgatagacgccttTTCATTACTAACCCCAGGAGTTGATAGAAGCTGTGATTTTTCACAACTCATGGCTGAAAAGAAACACCAACTAATATTACCCCGATTACTACtgcaccagagcaagtgggaaaagccaggcaaagtgccagaattagtaCCTCTAACGTGATGAGCCAATTCTGGGGTGGCtacgggcttgtatttttaggctgtgaAAGGCCCAATAACCAAGGGACCATCCCAACCTGATattataagcctgcagctgtctgttttaccttgactggttataaaaaaataaaacacctgCATTAACGCACTTACAACACGTGATTTTTTAACTGCAGATTTACTGCAACTATTTCAAGTATATGGGGAAATTCTGCAGAGAAGACTGAGCATTCCTGCAATAGGAATTGGCATGTTGAAGCTCGGAAACACACACTGCACGTAAtttctttgaaaaagaaacacaatgggcatgggatttctagaaattgcAACCATTGTGCTTGTACTGTACAATGCAGCATTTTtgacatttttgtgaaaatatgcTGCATCCAGAATACTCACACTGGTATATTGTATCCAATGTGAAAGCatcagatgcaatatgctaatgaccctcggttccTGCTCACATCAGACCAAgagccgagtgtcatgtgtctgtgctccgattctctcgcacagggaagatcggagcacagctgtggaggaggcggagaaatgaacttctccatctcctccattgctggggtccgcttataatgcacatcactcagatgatatccTAGTGATGAGCGttgtctcacttgcacccataggcttatatgggtgcgagtgagccgagagttttcctcggtccgagacaatcgcagcatgctgtgattgtctcggACCAAGGAAAACGGCCAACGAAAAGtcagctggtgggagctgccccatagctggacattggtccgagtgcaatgcaattttttatcgcattgcactcagccgtttaaaacgccagtgtgacaccggccttagacaGTAATCCTTGCCTATTTGCATCTAATCCAAAACTCTCTCTTTTACAAAAAGCTGGTAACAGCATTTTTACGAGAGAAAAGACAGTATGTAGCCCTGAATGGTGCCACAATGGTATACAATTACTTCAATAGTAATTACATcctgcctatatgcctgctctaatctaaGCTATCCTTCCTACATCAACTCTGCCGAGCATCCCATCATCGGGTTTTATATATGTCCCGATGTGGCAAGCCAGTTACAGTAATGCCAATAGACAACATGGCTGCAGCAATAAAGtgcatggcaggcaatccctgtGTGTTATTTGGCTGCCTAAAAGCTGCAATATATGAGGGACGGGGAACCAAGCATGATCTTGAGCACCCGCTATACTCAATCAAGCAACAAGGATGCATGAGCACCCAGATGGTTGATCGACAATTGAGCAGTGTCGAGCCCGCTCGCTCTTCACTAGTTCACTGGTAAAAATGAAAAAACTATTGCTCTcctaatatacactgtgttccaaattattatgcaaataatatttcctcctattttctgtaAATTACCTATCtggattgcagtcattgttattttccagccatctactattctagtataattgcaatgttttggaacaaactgcctatgaaaacagtatctttaaaaaaaaaaaaaacactcaaaatgcatgtgccaaattattatgcacagcagagttttttttatttggaacaaacaaatggtcaattgtgaagttataagcattatcagcaaaatgaaatcaaacagtttttaagtgaaaactttattctaggtgatgttacatttgcacataggaccccttgttggaaagaagcttctgaactctctcgtccattgaattggtcagtttttggatggtttctgcttcaattgttttgcatgtggacagaatcccctcccagagctgttgcttagatgtgaactgcctcccgccatcatagacactccttttgatgatgctccagaggttctcaatggggttgaggtcaggggaagatggtggccacaccataagtttgtcctcttttatgtccatagcagccagagatgcagatgtgttttttgcaacatgagacggtgcattattttgcatgaaaatgatcttgctgcggaaagcacggttcttcctcttgaaccatggaaggaagtgtttttagaaactccacatagattatggagttcatctttaccccttcagggatcataaaggggccgacaatctctctccccatgattccagcccaaaacattactccacctcctccttgttggtgccttagccgtgtttttatggggtgtccatcaaccagccatcctccactccatccatctggaccatcgagcgttgcacggcactcatcggtgaacaaaacagtttggaagtcggtcttcgtgtatcgtttggcccactggagccgtttctgcttgtgtgcagtggatagaggtggtcgacaggacggCTTACACATCTCTGAAGGACCCtgaatcttgttgttctggggacgttagaggcaccagcagcttcaaaaacttgtctgctgctatgacaaggcatttttgcagctgctcttttaaccttatgcaattgcctgttggaaagagtcctcaatttttccttatcagcacgcacacgggtGTGCTGGGAAttggctacatacttcttgattgtgccatgatcacgatgaagtgtcttggcaatgttgattgtagtcatgccttgacctaaatactccacaatttgttgcttctcagcagccgacacatcctttttctttcccattttggcaaaaaaatgtaggctgcttaataatgtggaacagcctcgttaagtagtcttgcctttatttggacacacctgccaaactaatgtgcacaggtatctgcaattgctttcagtgatataaagagccctgacacacatcaccatcaatgagtttaatgacaaacaaaaaaattctaaccttatcactcctaaactctttgggcataataatttggaacacagtgtaaggttGAAAAATAATACCTAAAAGCGGATGTTGTTTCTATAGTTATGGCATTCCTCCTAAGAGAAAATCAACAAGCTAAATGATAAGGGATAATGGGGTGCCAGGAAACTACCATGGACAAGTTGGGGGTTCAGTACAATGAAATTGCATTATATAAAAGAATGTGTACACAAAAACCAATGATTAAAGTATACAAACTTTATTAACGTGAGAAAAGTCTAAAAAGTGTCTAAAAAGTGATAAACTGCAAAATGGCATTACACACCCACAGAAAAGCTACATTGAGGCTGTACGGTAAAATGTTGGCAACCACGAAATTGTTCCAGAAAGAGAAGTATTGCTCCCAGACAATTATTGCAAttatatgtgttaggggtcgagttctcgtctctgcacagggggaatctcggtccatctccgctgcggtgtcccattcttctcctgccgcagtggagcctgctcagcagagacatcggtcccagtgtcttgctcagtcccactctgtacacagagttactgctgcttttcctgcttctgccattgaagtcagtgctgggcagcggcaagcagatgcttctgggactaagtcctgctcttctcgttctgagcatgccctgagtaagatctctccgtggagatcgagggtcacatggtcagatactgcagctaagacaattggtcctttcaggaaggtcctgtaggtgctagcacgAAGTCCTgcatggcacacactgagcatgcccagggcaagatctctcagtggagatttagggtcacatgctcaggtatggcagcctctcattggtccttctaggaaggtctttaacttgctgcagctatataaagctcgcatggccgcacgaccatgcgctagtattgctttcatttatgtactttgtgccagtgtggtcttgtatgagtgtgttcagggacccagctgaaataagcccctagaatgctggcacctccggcgaggagtttcgtgtgcgtgcaagaccactgactgctcttgtttagacagttagcctgtgcctctgtggagtctaacagggcgcagtgctttgagttcacggctgctctgtgaagtaacagagttagctaacactgccattagttctgctatttactagcagcaggttctcctgcacggtggaccttgggcagcaaacgcatctatcctaataaaatatatactttcattaggtgcgttccgctacccTTAacaacatgttttgttatacacatgtttatttcctttatgcACATTGGAACAGCATGAAATGATGaggaaaaaagacaaattggatacAATTGAACACAAAGACCTAAAAATGAGGTCAGATTgcacttggactgaaaatacgGTCACCTGCAAGCGCCCTTTATATTCATATAAAGAATTTGAGAAGTGAAATTCTGTTGGCATATTCGCTTTAAAATTCTAGAATTGTTTTAAGAAAATAGTTGTTCACATATCAAaactacaaatttggggctaaacatATTCCAATTATTTCAACAGTAGATGTCAAGAAAGCCATGCTCAGCAGAGAGTCCAATTTATAAGGAAATAGATTTTACAAAATGTAAAAATGGTTgaataataaaaaaagcaaaaaacaaactacaaatgATACAAGACAGTCATCCACTTCATTGCACCTGTCTAAAACAAAGAGCTAGGTTCAGTTTGTTCCATAGTCCCACAGTTAGATGCCATTTGTTAATTCATTGTCGATTTAGAGAGCAGATAAAAGTCAGCTGCAGATTTACACGTTGGTCATGGATTTTACGTCAAGTGACAAATTGATGGATTATGTTACATGCTGCTTTCTTAATATCTTTATTTCTGAAACTATATATTATAGGGTTAATCATAGGAGTAAATACAGTATACAGCAAGGATAGGACTTTACTAATGGTCATTGTTTGATTCTTTGTTGGGACAACATAGACACTGAATATTGTCCAGTAGAATATGGAGACCACAGTGAGGTGGGAGctgcaggtggagaaggctttctgtCTGCTAGTATTGGATGGGATCCTTAGAATAACAAGAACAATATTAGTATAAGAAAAGATGATTATTGAGGTTGGTATAAAGATGGCGGGTACGCTTAGTACAAAGCTCTCTATTTGTACCATGAAGGTGTCGGAACTGGCAATTTCTAACAAAGCAAGAATATCACAGAAAAAATGGTCAATGATATTTGATCCACAAAATGAAAGAATAGATATTGAAATTGTGTCAAGTAATGTAATAGCAAAGCCAAGTAACCAAGAAATAATTGTTAATTTCATACAATATGCACTTGTCATAATAGAGGTGTACCGAAGAGGGTTACAAATGGCCACGTATCTGTCATAGGACATCACAGTGAGAAGAAAACATTCAGATGCTTCCATAGCTCCGAAACAACAAAACTGAGTGATGCAACCAGCAAAAGAAATGGTGGCCCCTTCATTTAGTAGAACGTGAAGCATGTTGGGGACAATATTTGTGGTCAACAAGAGGTCACTGATGGACAGTTGTGAGATGAAGAAGTACATTGGAGTGTGGAGGTTCTTGCTGGTGGACACCAAGGTGATGATCAGGAGGTTCCCACAGATTGTCCCACAGTAAACCACCAGAAGAAGACAGAACAAGGAAATTCTGAAGCATTGACTGCCTTGGAAGCCTAAGAGAAAAAACTCTTTGACCACAGTCAAGTTATTCTCCTAGAATAAAAAGAAAATGATCAGCAATAAGATTTCATCAACTAGAAACAAATTATAATTAAGGCAGCGcttaatattttacaatttttgCATGACTTCTTTACAATAACTGCACACAAAAAAATGTATTCATCTTTTGACAGCCATAAACATTGCAGTTTTTATCCTATATGATGAGttcatttttttcatgaaaatttGAGAAAAACTAATCTGATGAGATTCCAATTTTGCTTATTGCACAAATTTTGTTGGAGAAAATCAGTTTGCATCATTTCATGCAATTCAAGTGTTTCTTAATAATGTCTGTGGTCTTTATAGAAATCAAGCGTAACTAatataaagtgaaaaaaatattcacCTCACCGCTCACCAGCATCTCTGCCACAGCTTATCGTCTGGTACTTGCACGTCTTCTCACATTGGATTCCATGATCTTCACTTGGTACCGAGTTTCCGGCAGTGAGTATGTCTCACATGTCACAATGTCTTAATGTCAACACATGTTGTGATGACACAATATTACAAAGTGCTTCCCCCTAAGGTGCTGACGAGGCATTAAGCAATGTGTGTCCtgaatattttttttgtgtgttgtcaAGAGGTCTAATAATGAGAGTGGAGATTGTGGATTG
Encoded here:
- the LOC143774714 gene encoding olfactory receptor 1500-like, which encodes MFTSPRWTEHNEENNLTVVKEFFLLGFQGSQCFRISLFCLLLVVYCGTICGNLLIITLVSTSKNLHTPMYFFISQLSISDLLLTTNIVPNMLHVLLNEGATISFAGCITQFCCFGAMEASECFLLTVMSYDRYVAICNPLRYTSIMTSAYCMKLTIISWLLGFAITLLDTISISILSFCGSNIIDHFFCDILALLEIASSDTFMVQIESFVLSVPAIFIPTSIIIFSYTNIVLVILRIPSNTSRQKAFSTCSSHLTVVSIFYWTIFSVYVVPTKNQTMTISKVLSLLYTVFTPMINPIIYSFRNKDIKKAACNIIHQFVT